The genomic interval ACCGCTGGCGGTCCCGGCGACCGGCTTTTTACGCGAGCGCCGAGTCCGCCCAGTATGACCGTTCCGAAGGGGGTTGCCCGCGACACGCTGCTCGACGTGGTGGTCGGTTGGTACGCGGCCGGCGCGGCCGACGCGCCGGTCGATACGGCCGACGCCGCCGCGGCCGCGGGCTACTCGGACGCGACGACCAGACAGACGCCCTTCCTCGAAGCCGTCGGCGTCCTCGACGCCGAGGGGCGCGACCACCGGCTCACCGACCGGGGCGCGGCGCTGGCCGCGGCGCTCGACGCGGGCGACGAGGCCGCCGCCCGCGAGCGGTTCTACACACTGCTCGCGGGGTGGCCGCCGACCGCGCAGGTGCGCGACCTGTTGCGGGGCGGGGCGATGACCGAGGACGAACTGCTCCCCCGGGTGGCGGACCTGACGGGCGCGGACCTCGACGCGGGGCGCGAGCGGGTCGGCTGTCGCACCCTGCTCGACCTGTTCGCGTGGGCGGGCGCGCTCGACCGCACCGACGACGGCCGCTACCTCCCCGGCCGGGTGGAGACCCGCGCCGTCGAGCGCGAGCGGTCGGCGCTCACCGTCGGAATCGAACTCTCCGTGGACGTGGACCCCGACGACGTGGAGAACCTCGTGCGGGCGGTCCGCTCGGGGCTCGACGACGAGGAGGCGACGCTGTCGGCGGAACTCGACGGCGTCACGGTCGAGGGCGAGGACTAACCCTCGACCTCCTCGACGACGGCGGGGTCGTCGTTCGCGGGACTGTTCACCCGCGTCGAGACGGGGTAGGCGTCCATCCCCCCGTCGTACGGGTCCAGGAGGTCGGTGTCGGGCGATTCGAGCCACGCGCGCTCCTCGTCGGGCGCGAGGACGACGGGCATCCGGTGGTGGTAGTCGGACTGGAAGGCGTTCGCCTCGGTCGTGACGACGGTGAACGTCTCGACGGGGTCGTCGTCGCCCCCCGGCCCGCCCGCGCCGAAGTCGCCGAGGCCGGTCTGGGTCGTCTCGGGCTCCCACCGCTCCCACAGGCCGGCCATGGCGAACGGCTCGCCGTCGGCGCGGGTGATGCGGTACGGCTGTTTGCCCCCCTCGCGCTCGACCCACTCGTAGTAGCCGTCGGCGGGGACGAGACAGCGCCGGCGCTCGTAGGCGTCGGCGAACGCCGGCTTCTCCGCGACCGTCTCGGCGCGGGCGTTGATGAGCCCCGAGAAGTCGTCGTCCGCCCACGAGGGAATCAGGCCCCACCGCTGGTGGGTCACCTCGTCGGGGTCGTGGTTCGTCACGACCGGGAGCGACTGCGACGGCGAGGCGTTGTAGTGGGCCCGGTAGTCGTCGCCGACGCGCACGTCGAAGCGCTCGGCGAGCTCGTCCGGCGGGAGGAAGATACTGTAGCGGCCACACATGCGCCCGTGTAGGCGACCGACCGGGAAAACAGTGCCCACGGATTCTAGACGGAGTTCGGCGAACGGTTTTGTCCGCCCCGCGCCTCCCCGACGTATGAACAGACGGCGGTTCCTCGGGAGCGCGGCGCTCGCGGGCGCGACGACGCTCGCGGGCTGTGCGGGGTCCGGCGGCGGGGGCGACGGGAGCGACGGCGAACCGACCGGCACGCCCATCGACGAACACCCCGCGGCGGCCGACCTCGACGCCCAGCCGATGCTCGGCGAGACGACGGACACGGTCATCGTCGCCTTCGAGGACCCGTCGTGTACGCTGTGTCGTCGCTTCGAGGAGAACACCTACCCCCGCATCGTCTCGGACCTCGTCGAGCCGGGCGAGGCCTCGTTCGTCTACCGCGGCTACCCCATCATCTACCCGTGGGGGGAGCCGGCCTCGGCGATACTGGAGGCGACCTACGCCGCCGACGCGGACGCCTTCTGGGCGCTGAAGGACCGCTACTACGCCGCGCAGGGCGACTTCTCGACCGAGAACGTGTACGAGGCCTCGCGCTCCTTCCTCGACACGGAGACCGAGGTGGACGCCGAGGCCGTCGTGACCGCCGCGCGCGACGGGGAGTACGACGACGCCGTCGCGCTCGACGTCTCGGCCGGCGAGGCGCTGAACATCGGCCAGACGCCCGAGTTCTACCTGTTCGCCGACGGCGTCTACCGGACCGTGGTGCGCGGCGCACAGGGGTACGACGTGTTCGCGACGGCCCTGGGCCTGTGAGACTCCCGACCCGGCGCGCCGACTGGCGACTGATGGCCCGCACCGGCCGGCTGGTGCTCACGGTTCCGGCGTACGCCGTCCTCGCCGCCGTCGCGGCCGTCGCCGCGCTGACGCTGTTCGTGCTCTCGCTCAACCTCCCGCTGGCCGGATTCGCGCTCACCGCGGACCTCGCCGTCGGGGACCGAGTCACGCTCGTGCTCGGCCAGTTCCCGTTCGTCGGGCCGGCGTTCGGCCCCCTGCAGGCGACGCTGCTCGTCGCCGTCGCGGCGCTGACGGGCGTGGACGTGGCGATGGCGGCCTACCACTTCCGGGAACACGGCGTGACGATCCGCGAGGGCGGGACGGGCGCGGCCG from Halosegnis marinus carries:
- a CDS encoding SOS response-associated peptidase translates to MCGRYSIFLPPDELAERFDVRVGDDYRAHYNASPSQSLPVVTNHDPDEVTHQRWGLIPSWADDDFSGLINARAETVAEKPAFADAYERRRCLVPADGYYEWVEREGGKQPYRITRADGEPFAMAGLWERWEPETTQTGLGDFGAGGPGGDDDPVETFTVVTTEANAFQSDYHHRMPVVLAPDEERAWLESPDTDLLDPYDGGMDAYPVSTRVNSPANDDPAVVEEVEG
- a CDS encoding DsbA family protein, which produces MNRRRFLGSAALAGATTLAGCAGSGGGGDGSDGEPTGTPIDEHPAAADLDAQPMLGETTDTVIVAFEDPSCTLCRRFEENTYPRIVSDLVEPGEASFVYRGYPIIYPWGEPASAILEATYAADADAFWALKDRYYAAQGDFSTENVYEASRSFLDTETEVDAEAVVTAARDGEYDDAVALDVSAGEALNIGQTPEFYLFADGVYRTVVRGAQGYDVFATALGL